A single Nasonia vitripennis strain AsymCx chromosome 1 unlocalized genomic scaffold, Nvit_psr_1.1 chr1_random0015, whole genome shotgun sequence DNA region contains:
- the LOC100113767 gene encoding BMP-binding endothelial regulator protein isoform X3, with protein sequence MIFKLFIRISRLSSSDINSMQTFVLLSSTTLSFAIGLYVFFSVAQRSSSVTAQLSGSVETCDAEGEPILSPGIPDIKCFHCTCKSGMVQCVKQNCSKIEGCYVLQELRNDECCRKCKGCMKNGVITESSIRCRTPCSNPVPPALGQCCPTCPNCRFKGKTISKETSIMPKHDPCTLCDCTSGKLACAKKACPVLNCPESQIVHSFEDCCPRCQGSGTYVDPPRQGACLLQGLKLHKSGTQFTLDDCTHCSCENSTVFCQRESCPILSCKREQQTTWPGQCCPQCIGSDNGLNIIETDQAKDKTQEVEKLNSCAHSDTIYKDGATWNTETCETCTCQAGKIKCLAMTCPAIRCPQHSILAIPEGECCPLCEERESKGVCRVFGGSHVRTFDGKLYAFVGSCKYQLASDCDGGTFNIRLKNTVVGNDVTIKRVSLRLGKIKVDLQQNKNSKVNDRIVDLPYRKQDKLEVKEFSGNIVVRSEIGIKVLWNYMGFVEVTIPKSYRKTVCGLCGGFDSITDNDLTTREGILVDDPATFAQSWTSGEDICLDTRNYGMRGCNPRKDQRLCSYIKGSAFEKCLNKINVTSYYEACLKDVCECPPNDLQCHCQSFSTYVRDCQRLGILLPRWRRSVGC encoded by the exons atgatttttaaactttttatcAGAATTTCGAGGCTTTCCTCGAGTGACATAAACAGTATGCAAACATTCGTGCTACTGTCTTCTACCACCTTGAGTTTTGCAATCGGTTTATACGTTTTCTTCAGTGTGGCACAGCGGAGCAGTAGCGTCACTGCACAACTGTCAG GCAGCGTTGAGACGTGTGATGCTGAAGGCGAACCTATCCTCAGCCCTGGGATACCCGATATAAAATGTTTTCACTGTACTTGCAAG AGTGGCATGGTTCAATGTGTTAAACAGAATTGTTCCAAAATTGAAGGTTGTTATGTACTTCAAGAGTTACGAAATGATGAATGTTGCCGAAAATGCAAAG GTTGCATGAAAAATG GCGTTATCACCGAATCATCTATTCGTTGCCGTACTCCTTGCTCCAACCCAGTGCCACCAGCGCTTGGACAATGCTGTCCCACGTGTCCAA ACTGCCGTTTCAAGGGTAAAACAATAAGCAAAGAAACGAGTATTATGCCCAAACATGATCCCTGCACTCTCTGCGACTGTACTTCTGGCAAACTGGCATGCGCGAAGAAGGCTTGTCCAGTTCTAAATTGTCCCGAATCACAAATCGTGCATAGCTTCGAAGACTGTTGTCCGCGGTGTCAAG GTAGTGGCACGTACGTGGATCCGCCGCGCCAAGGAGCCTGCCTGCTGCAGGGTCTGAAGTTACATAAATCTGGAACGCAATTTACTCTGGACGATTGCACGCACTGCAGCTGTGAAAATTCAACCGTATTTTGCCAGAGAGAAAGCTGTCCTATTTTGAGCTGCAAACGAGAGCAGCAGACAACTTGGCCGGGTCAGTGTTGTCCCCAATGCATAGGCAGCGACAATGGGCTCAACATTATAGAGACCGACCAAGCCAAAGATAAAACTCAAGAAGTCGAAAAATTAAACAGTTGCGCACACAGTGACACAATATATAAG GATGGCGCAACCTGGAATACAGAAACGTGCGAGACTTGCACTTGTCAAGCAGGAAAAATCAAATGTTTAGCAATGACGTGCCCAGCTATTCGCTGTCCGCAACATTCAATTTTGGCAATACCAGAGGGAGAGTGTTGCCCGCTATGTGAGGAGCGGGAAA GCAAGGGCGTTTGCAGAGTGTTTGGTGGCTCGCACGTTCGCACATTTGATGGAAAGCTGTATGCTTTCGTAGGTTCGTGCAAATACCAATTAGCCAGTGATTGCGACGGCGGGACGTTCAATATTCGACTTAAAAATACCGTGGTGGGCAATGACGTTACGATAAAGAGAGTATCGTTGAGACTGGGCAAGATAAAAGTTGATCTTcagcaaaacaaaaacagcAAAGTAAACGACCGAATTGTTGACTTGCCGTATCGGAAACAAGACAAATTAGAAGTAAAAGAGTTCAGTGGCAACATTGTCGTTAGATCGGAAATTGGAATCAAGGTTTTGTGGAATTACATGGGATTCGTCGAAGTCACGATACCGAAGAGCTATCGAAAAACAGTGTGCGGCTTGTGCGGCGGCTTTGACTCTATTACCGACAATGACTTAACTACGCGGGAGGGTATTTTGGTTGACGATCCTGCTACTTTTGCGCAGTCCTGGACCTCGGGAGAGGACATTTGTTTGGACACCAGAAACTATGGGATGAGAGGCTGCAATCCACGCAAGGATCAAAG GTTGTGTAGTTACATCAAAGGATCCGCTTTTGAAAAATGCTTGAACAAAATCAACGTAACATCGTACTATGAAGCGTGTTTAAAGGACGTGTGCGAATGCCCGCCCAACGACCTGCAATGCCACTGCCAATCATTTTCTACTTATGTTCGCGATTGTCAACGACTCGGGATTCTACTTCCGAGGTGGCGAAGATCTGTCGGATGTTAG
- the LOC100113767 gene encoding BMP-binding endothelial regulator protein isoform X1, with product MQEKSLTRISRLSSSDINSMQTFVLLSSTTLSFAIGLYVFFSVAQRSSSVTAQLSGSVETCDAEGEPILSPGIPDIKCFHCTCKSGMVQCVKQNCSKIEGCYVLQELRNDECCRKCKGCMKNGLYHESGTEWTEPNKPCKSLTCIAGVITESSIRCRTPCSNPVPPALGQCCPTCPNCRFKGKTISKETSIMPKHDPCTLCDCTSGKLACAKKACPVLNCPESQIVHSFEDCCPRCQGSGTYVDPPRQGACLLQGLKLHKSGTQFTLDDCTHCSCENSTVFCQRESCPILSCKREQQTTWPGQCCPQCIGSDNGLNIIETDQAKDKTQEVEKLNSCAHSDTIYKDGATWNTETCETCTCQAGKIKCLAMTCPAIRCPQHSILAIPEGECCPLCEERESKGVCRVFGGSHVRTFDGKLYAFVGSCKYQLASDCDGGTFNIRLKNTVVGNDVTIKRVSLRLGKIKVDLQQNKNSKVNDRIVDLPYRKQDKLEVKEFSGNIVVRSEIGIKVLWNYMGFVEVTIPKSYRKTVCGLCGGFDSITDNDLTTREGILVDDPATFAQSWTSGEDICLDTRNYGMRGCNPRKDQRLCSYIKGSAFEKCLNKINVTSYYEACLKDVCECPPNDLQCHCQSFSTYVRDCQRLGILLPRWRRSVGC from the exons ATGCAGGAAAAATCACTTACGAG AATTTCGAGGCTTTCCTCGAGTGACATAAACAGTATGCAAACATTCGTGCTACTGTCTTCTACCACCTTGAGTTTTGCAATCGGTTTATACGTTTTCTTCAGTGTGGCACAGCGGAGCAGTAGCGTCACTGCACAACTGTCAG GCAGCGTTGAGACGTGTGATGCTGAAGGCGAACCTATCCTCAGCCCTGGGATACCCGATATAAAATGTTTTCACTGTACTTGCAAG AGTGGCATGGTTCAATGTGTTAAACAGAATTGTTCCAAAATTGAAGGTTGTTATGTACTTCAAGAGTTACGAAATGATGAATGTTGCCGAAAATGCAAAG GTTGCATGAAAAATGGTTTGTACCACGAGTCAGGAACCGAGTGGACTGAGCCGAACAAACCGTGCAAATCATTAACCTGTATTGCAGGCGTTATCACCGAATCATCTATTCGTTGCCGTACTCCTTGCTCCAACCCAGTGCCACCAGCGCTTGGACAATGCTGTCCCACGTGTCCAA ACTGCCGTTTCAAGGGTAAAACAATAAGCAAAGAAACGAGTATTATGCCCAAACATGATCCCTGCACTCTCTGCGACTGTACTTCTGGCAAACTGGCATGCGCGAAGAAGGCTTGTCCAGTTCTAAATTGTCCCGAATCACAAATCGTGCATAGCTTCGAAGACTGTTGTCCGCGGTGTCAAG GTAGTGGCACGTACGTGGATCCGCCGCGCCAAGGAGCCTGCCTGCTGCAGGGTCTGAAGTTACATAAATCTGGAACGCAATTTACTCTGGACGATTGCACGCACTGCAGCTGTGAAAATTCAACCGTATTTTGCCAGAGAGAAAGCTGTCCTATTTTGAGCTGCAAACGAGAGCAGCAGACAACTTGGCCGGGTCAGTGTTGTCCCCAATGCATAGGCAGCGACAATGGGCTCAACATTATAGAGACCGACCAAGCCAAAGATAAAACTCAAGAAGTCGAAAAATTAAACAGTTGCGCACACAGTGACACAATATATAAG GATGGCGCAACCTGGAATACAGAAACGTGCGAGACTTGCACTTGTCAAGCAGGAAAAATCAAATGTTTAGCAATGACGTGCCCAGCTATTCGCTGTCCGCAACATTCAATTTTGGCAATACCAGAGGGAGAGTGTTGCCCGCTATGTGAGGAGCGGGAAA GCAAGGGCGTTTGCAGAGTGTTTGGTGGCTCGCACGTTCGCACATTTGATGGAAAGCTGTATGCTTTCGTAGGTTCGTGCAAATACCAATTAGCCAGTGATTGCGACGGCGGGACGTTCAATATTCGACTTAAAAATACCGTGGTGGGCAATGACGTTACGATAAAGAGAGTATCGTTGAGACTGGGCAAGATAAAAGTTGATCTTcagcaaaacaaaaacagcAAAGTAAACGACCGAATTGTTGACTTGCCGTATCGGAAACAAGACAAATTAGAAGTAAAAGAGTTCAGTGGCAACATTGTCGTTAGATCGGAAATTGGAATCAAGGTTTTGTGGAATTACATGGGATTCGTCGAAGTCACGATACCGAAGAGCTATCGAAAAACAGTGTGCGGCTTGTGCGGCGGCTTTGACTCTATTACCGACAATGACTTAACTACGCGGGAGGGTATTTTGGTTGACGATCCTGCTACTTTTGCGCAGTCCTGGACCTCGGGAGAGGACATTTGTTTGGACACCAGAAACTATGGGATGAGAGGCTGCAATCCACGCAAGGATCAAAG GTTGTGTAGTTACATCAAAGGATCCGCTTTTGAAAAATGCTTGAACAAAATCAACGTAACATCGTACTATGAAGCGTGTTTAAAGGACGTGTGCGAATGCCCGCCCAACGACCTGCAATGCCACTGCCAATCATTTTCTACTTATGTTCGCGATTGTCAACGACTCGGGATTCTACTTCCGAGGTGGCGAAGATCTGTCGGATGTTAG
- the LOC100113767 gene encoding BMP-binding endothelial regulator protein isoform X2 has protein sequence MQTFVLLSSTTLSFAIGLYVFFSVAQRSSSVTAQLSGSVETCDAEGEPILSPGIPDIKCFHCTCKSGMVQCVKQNCSKIEGCYVLQELRNDECCRKCKGCMKNGLYHESGTEWTEPNKPCKSLTCIAGVITESSIRCRTPCSNPVPPALGQCCPTCPNCRFKGKTISKETSIMPKHDPCTLCDCTSGKLACAKKACPVLNCPESQIVHSFEDCCPRCQGSGTYVDPPRQGACLLQGLKLHKSGTQFTLDDCTHCSCENSTVFCQRESCPILSCKREQQTTWPGQCCPQCIGSDNGLNIIETDQAKDKTQEVEKLNSCAHSDTIYKDGATWNTETCETCTCQAGKIKCLAMTCPAIRCPQHSILAIPEGECCPLCEERESKGVCRVFGGSHVRTFDGKLYAFVGSCKYQLASDCDGGTFNIRLKNTVVGNDVTIKRVSLRLGKIKVDLQQNKNSKVNDRIVDLPYRKQDKLEVKEFSGNIVVRSEIGIKVLWNYMGFVEVTIPKSYRKTVCGLCGGFDSITDNDLTTREGILVDDPATFAQSWTSGEDICLDTRNYGMRGCNPRKDQRLCSYIKGSAFEKCLNKINVTSYYEACLKDVCECPPNDLQCHCQSFSTYVRDCQRLGILLPRWRRSVGC, from the exons ATGCAAACATTCGTGCTACTGTCTTCTACCACCTTGAGTTTTGCAATCGGTTTATACGTTTTCTTCAGTGTGGCACAGCGGAGCAGTAGCGTCACTGCACAACTGTCAG GCAGCGTTGAGACGTGTGATGCTGAAGGCGAACCTATCCTCAGCCCTGGGATACCCGATATAAAATGTTTTCACTGTACTTGCAAG AGTGGCATGGTTCAATGTGTTAAACAGAATTGTTCCAAAATTGAAGGTTGTTATGTACTTCAAGAGTTACGAAATGATGAATGTTGCCGAAAATGCAAAG GTTGCATGAAAAATGGTTTGTACCACGAGTCAGGAACCGAGTGGACTGAGCCGAACAAACCGTGCAAATCATTAACCTGTATTGCAGGCGTTATCACCGAATCATCTATTCGTTGCCGTACTCCTTGCTCCAACCCAGTGCCACCAGCGCTTGGACAATGCTGTCCCACGTGTCCAA ACTGCCGTTTCAAGGGTAAAACAATAAGCAAAGAAACGAGTATTATGCCCAAACATGATCCCTGCACTCTCTGCGACTGTACTTCTGGCAAACTGGCATGCGCGAAGAAGGCTTGTCCAGTTCTAAATTGTCCCGAATCACAAATCGTGCATAGCTTCGAAGACTGTTGTCCGCGGTGTCAAG GTAGTGGCACGTACGTGGATCCGCCGCGCCAAGGAGCCTGCCTGCTGCAGGGTCTGAAGTTACATAAATCTGGAACGCAATTTACTCTGGACGATTGCACGCACTGCAGCTGTGAAAATTCAACCGTATTTTGCCAGAGAGAAAGCTGTCCTATTTTGAGCTGCAAACGAGAGCAGCAGACAACTTGGCCGGGTCAGTGTTGTCCCCAATGCATAGGCAGCGACAATGGGCTCAACATTATAGAGACCGACCAAGCCAAAGATAAAACTCAAGAAGTCGAAAAATTAAACAGTTGCGCACACAGTGACACAATATATAAG GATGGCGCAACCTGGAATACAGAAACGTGCGAGACTTGCACTTGTCAAGCAGGAAAAATCAAATGTTTAGCAATGACGTGCCCAGCTATTCGCTGTCCGCAACATTCAATTTTGGCAATACCAGAGGGAGAGTGTTGCCCGCTATGTGAGGAGCGGGAAA GCAAGGGCGTTTGCAGAGTGTTTGGTGGCTCGCACGTTCGCACATTTGATGGAAAGCTGTATGCTTTCGTAGGTTCGTGCAAATACCAATTAGCCAGTGATTGCGACGGCGGGACGTTCAATATTCGACTTAAAAATACCGTGGTGGGCAATGACGTTACGATAAAGAGAGTATCGTTGAGACTGGGCAAGATAAAAGTTGATCTTcagcaaaacaaaaacagcAAAGTAAACGACCGAATTGTTGACTTGCCGTATCGGAAACAAGACAAATTAGAAGTAAAAGAGTTCAGTGGCAACATTGTCGTTAGATCGGAAATTGGAATCAAGGTTTTGTGGAATTACATGGGATTCGTCGAAGTCACGATACCGAAGAGCTATCGAAAAACAGTGTGCGGCTTGTGCGGCGGCTTTGACTCTATTACCGACAATGACTTAACTACGCGGGAGGGTATTTTGGTTGACGATCCTGCTACTTTTGCGCAGTCCTGGACCTCGGGAGAGGACATTTGTTTGGACACCAGAAACTATGGGATGAGAGGCTGCAATCCACGCAAGGATCAAAG GTTGTGTAGTTACATCAAAGGATCCGCTTTTGAAAAATGCTTGAACAAAATCAACGTAACATCGTACTATGAAGCGTGTTTAAAGGACGTGTGCGAATGCCCGCCCAACGACCTGCAATGCCACTGCCAATCATTTTCTACTTATGTTCGCGATTGTCAACGACTCGGGATTCTACTTCCGAGGTGGCGAAGATCTGTCGGATGTTAG
- the LOC103316733 gene encoding uncharacterized protein LOC103316733, translating to MNPNKLKFLTERYDKENRNLKFQEKFIALPGLKPVSGKFYAKHDALSSHDSSPVEYIDLVKRSASATPKDNFHFPPPAVNMEYGWFAKPLIPRPSDKRLIFPIKQSDFIKTEIYIREMQKNLPEMKFTGIPFRT from the exons atGAACCCTAACAAGTTAAAATTTCTGACCGAGAGATACGACaaagaaaatagaaatttgaAATTCCAAGAGAAATTTATAGCATTGCCTGGTTTGAAACCCGTATCGGGAAAATTTTACGCTAAACATGACGCCTTGTCGTCGCACGACTCATCACCTGTGGAATATATTGACCTAGTCAAAAGATCGGCTTCTGCCACACCAAAGGATAACTTCCATTTCCCACCACCTGCCGTGAATATGGA ATACGGATGGTTTGCAAAGCCCTTAATTCCTCGACCCTCCGATAAAAGGCTTATTTTCCCTATAAAACAATCCGATTTTATAAAAACCGAAATCTATATAAGAGAGATGCAAAAAAACTTGCCAGAAATGAAGTTTACTGGTATACCTTTTCGCACatga